Proteins from a genomic interval of Ramlibacter algicola:
- the argB gene encoding acetylglutamate kinase produces MTDTSQIAPREKAEILAQALPYIRKFHGKTIVVKYGGNAMTDPELQADFAEDVVLLKLVGMNPVVVHGGGPQIEQALNRLGKKGEFIQGMRVTDAETMEVVEWVLAGEVQQDIVGFIHKAGGQAVGLTGRDGGLIRARKLRMVDNKDPNKEHDVGQVGDIVEIHPGVVRALLEDNFIPVVSPIGFGEENESYNINADVVASKLATTLKAEKLVLLTNTPGVLDKTGKLLTDLTAREIDALFADGTISGGMLPKISGALDAARSGVNSVHIIDGRVPHSMLLEILTEQAYGTMIRSS; encoded by the coding sequence ATGACCGACACCTCCCAGATCGCGCCGCGCGAGAAGGCCGAGATCCTCGCCCAGGCGCTCCCGTACATCCGCAAGTTCCACGGCAAGACGATCGTCGTCAAGTACGGCGGCAACGCCATGACCGACCCCGAGCTGCAGGCCGACTTCGCCGAGGACGTCGTGCTGCTCAAGCTGGTCGGCATGAACCCGGTCGTGGTGCACGGCGGCGGCCCGCAGATCGAGCAGGCCCTCAACCGCCTGGGCAAGAAGGGCGAGTTCATCCAGGGCATGCGCGTCACCGACGCCGAGACGATGGAAGTCGTCGAATGGGTGCTCGCGGGCGAGGTGCAGCAGGACATCGTCGGCTTCATCCACAAGGCCGGCGGCCAGGCCGTGGGCCTCACCGGGCGCGACGGCGGCCTGATCCGCGCGCGCAAGCTGCGGATGGTCGACAACAAGGACCCGAACAAGGAGCACGACGTCGGCCAGGTGGGCGACATCGTCGAGATCCATCCCGGCGTCGTGCGCGCGCTGCTGGAGGACAACTTCATCCCGGTCGTCAGCCCGATCGGCTTCGGCGAGGAGAACGAGAGCTACAACATCAACGCCGACGTCGTCGCGAGCAAGCTGGCGACCACGCTGAAGGCCGAGAAGCTGGTGCTGCTGACCAACACGCCGGGCGTGCTGGACAAGACCGGCAAGCTGCTGACGGACCTGACCGCGCGCGAGATCGACGCGCTGTTCGCGGACGGCACCATCTCCGGCGGCATGCTGCCCAAGATCAGCGGCGCGCTCGACGCGGCGCGCAGCGGCGTCAATTCGGTCCACATCATCGACGGGCGCGTGCCGCATTCGATGCTGCTCGAGATCCTCACCGAGCAGGCCTACGGCACGATGATCCGGTCGTCCTGA
- a CDS encoding response regulator transcription factor yields the protein MRLLLVEDDVMLASGIKLGLTGAGHAVDWVGSGERAEEVLRTESFDAAIIDIGLPHMDGLELTRRLRRPDMASSNMPVLILTARDALQDRVQGLDLGADDYMVKPFELPELLARLRALLRRSQAATSAVLSFGPIELDTANRQASAVKDGQRIPIDLGPREWTVMEYLLMHAPKPASKEKLLQALTGWDKEITPNAVEVYVSRLRGKIEAHGVALRSIRGFGYRLELQDAPAP from the coding sequence ATGCGCCTCCTCCTGGTCGAAGACGACGTGATGCTGGCCAGCGGCATCAAGCTGGGCCTCACCGGCGCCGGCCACGCCGTCGACTGGGTCGGCAGCGGCGAGCGCGCCGAGGAAGTGCTGCGCACCGAGAGCTTCGACGCCGCGATCATCGACATCGGCCTGCCGCACATGGACGGCCTGGAGCTCACGCGCCGCCTGCGCCGGCCCGACATGGCCAGCAGCAACATGCCGGTGCTGATCCTCACCGCGCGCGACGCGTTGCAGGACCGCGTGCAGGGGCTGGACCTCGGCGCCGACGACTACATGGTCAAGCCGTTCGAGCTGCCGGAACTGCTCGCGCGGCTGCGCGCGCTGCTGCGCCGGTCGCAGGCGGCCACCAGCGCGGTGCTGTCGTTCGGGCCCATCGAGCTCGACACGGCCAACCGCCAGGCCAGCGCCGTCAAGGACGGCCAGCGCATCCCGATCGATCTCGGCCCGCGCGAGTGGACGGTGATGGAATACCTGCTGATGCACGCGCCCAAGCCGGCCAGCAAGGAGAAGCTGCTGCAGGCGCTGACCGGCTGGGACAAGGAGATCACGCCGAACGCGGTGGAGGTCTACGTGTCGCGGCTGCGCGGCAAGATCGAGGCGCACGGGGTCGCGCTGCGCTCCATCCGCGGTTTCGGCTACCGGCTGGAACTGCAGGACGCGCCCGCGCCATGA
- a CDS encoding NAD-dependent epimerase/dehydratase family protein, whose amino-acid sequence MPSNQSPLGARPARFRRERVLIVGCGDVGLRVARQAGANVRVLALTSSRERVPSLRAAGLVPLVGNLDQPATLARLAGIATRVVHLAPPPGGEPPATWWRDPRTGALLRALRLRTPPASLVYASTTGVYGDCAGERVAETRPIAPATPRAQRRADAEAAVRHFGRAAHVRTSILRIPGIYAADREGGTPRERLLRGTPVLRAEDDVYTNHVHADDLARAVVLALWRGKPQRVFNASDDSELKMGDYFDLAADLYGLPRPARVARDVARDQLPLVLLSFMGESRRLDNTRLKRELRLRLGYPTVHQGLRAGVGDNSPSSPAPP is encoded by the coding sequence TTCCGGCGCGAGCGCGTGCTCATCGTCGGCTGCGGTGACGTCGGCCTGCGCGTCGCGCGCCAGGCGGGCGCGAACGTGCGCGTGCTGGCGTTGACATCGTCGCGCGAGCGCGTGCCGTCGCTGCGCGCCGCGGGCCTCGTGCCGCTGGTGGGGAATCTGGACCAGCCCGCGACGCTCGCTCGTCTGGCGGGCATCGCGACGCGCGTCGTGCATCTCGCGCCACCTCCCGGGGGCGAGCCGCCCGCGACCTGGTGGCGCGATCCGCGCACGGGCGCGCTGCTGCGCGCGCTGCGCCTGCGCACGCCGCCCGCTTCGCTCGTGTATGCGTCCACCACCGGTGTCTACGGCGATTGCGCAGGCGAGCGCGTCGCCGAGACGCGGCCCATCGCGCCGGCAACGCCACGCGCGCAGCGCCGGGCCGATGCCGAAGCCGCGGTGCGCCACTTCGGCCGCGCGGCGCACGTGCGCACCAGCATCCTGCGCATCCCCGGCATCTACGCGGCCGACCGGGAAGGCGGCACGCCGCGCGAGCGCCTGCTGCGCGGAACGCCGGTGCTGCGCGCCGAGGACGACGTCTACACGAACCACGTGCACGCCGACGACCTCGCGCGGGCCGTCGTCCTGGCGCTCTGGCGCGGCAAGCCGCAGCGCGTGTTCAACGCCAGCGACGACAGCGAACTGAAGATGGGCGACTACTTCGACCTCGCGGCGGATCTCTATGGATTGCCGCGGCCAGCGCGCGTGGCGCGTGACGTCGCCCGCGACCAGTTGCCGCTGGTGCTCCTGAGCTTCATGGGCGAATCGCGCCGCCTGGACAACACGCGCCTGAAGCGCGAGCTGCGGCTGCGGCTGGGGTATCCGACGGTGCACCAGGGCCTGCGCGCGGGGGTCGGGGATAATTCGCCCTCCAGCCCCGCCCCTCCATGA